The proteins below are encoded in one region of Huiozyma naganishii CBS 8797 chromosome 7, complete genome:
- the KNAG0G00720 gene encoding uncharacterized protein (similar to Saccharomyces cerevisiae YGR210C; ancestral locus Anc_5.121), producing the protein MARDPLIGIVGKPSSGKSTLLNSLTDANAAVGAFPFCTIDPNRATGYLQLPCACSRFGLESQCKPNYGWCVSGKRHVPVMLLDVAGLVPGAHSGRGLGNKFLDDLRHADALIHVVDVSGTTDSEGKNTRGYDPLYDIEWLQDEIRLWIEGNLKKRWGSIVRRHTATKSSPVDTLQAQFGGYGSQVPMVQRALDRVASEQGNLPPLEQWDDEWITRVVRSFMAEKFPTVLALNKIDHPDADKNVSKILLRHPGTPCVLTSAVTEVFLRKLKKQGFVQYDEGTEFVDTAEDDPKLRPLDERALERIERVRDLVLYRFGSTGVVQVLQASVALLKLVPVYTVRNIHSYTGGSGTAVFRDCFLVKSGTPVGQVARHILAGRSPSPRSRPAAACVSARTQPSPRATTTSSPSSWRPGRLPQAHPASPMYHSVYKPPLTKQRAELLV; encoded by the coding sequence ATGGCTCGTGATCCGCTGATCGGGATAGTCGGGAAACCTTCCTCTGGGAAATCCACGCTTTTGAACTCGCTGACGGACGCCAATGCCGCTGTGGGTGCGTTCCCCTTCTGCACGATCGATCCGAACAGGGCCACAGGGTACCTCCAGTTGCCCTGTGCCTGTTCCCGGTTTGGTCTCGAGTCGCAGTGTAAGCCCAATTACGGGTGGTGTGTCTCTGGGAAGCGGCATGTGCCCGTGATGCTTCTTGACGTTGCTGGGTTGGTCCCCGGTGCGCATTCGGGCCGTGGTCTCGGGAACAAGTTTCTGGACGACCTGAGGCACGCTGATGCGTTGATCCATGTGGTGGATGTCTCTGGGACGACTGACTCCGAGGGGAAGAACACGCGCGGGTACGACCCGCTGTACGACATCGAGTGGCTGCAGGACGAGATCCGGCTGTGGATCGAggggaacttgaagaagcGGTGGGGGTCCATTGTGAGGCGACACACTGCGACGAAGAGTTCCCCCGTGGACACTCTGCAGGCGCAGTTTGGAGGGTACGGGTCGCAAGTGCCCATGGTACAGAGGGCGTTGGACCGGGTGGCCTCAGAACAGGGGAATCTCCCACCACTGGAGCAATGGGACGACGAGTGGATAACGCGGGTGGTGCGGTCGTTCATGGCCGAGAAGTTCCCCACGGTGCTTGCCCTGAACAAGATCGACCACCCAGACGCCGACAAGAACGTCTCTAAGATCCTGCTGCGGCACCCGGGCACACCCTGTGTGCTAACGAGTGCTGTCACAGAGGTGTTCCTTcggaagttgaagaaacaaggGTTTGTGCAATACGACGAGGGCACCGAGTTCGTCGATACGGCGGAGGACGACCCGAAACTGCGCCCACTCGACGAGAGGGCCCTGGAGCGGATCGAGCGGGTACGCGACCTCGTACTGTACCGTTTCGGGTCCACTGGTGTCGTGCAAGTCCTGCAGGCCTCGGTAGCGCTGCTCAAACTCGTCCCCGTGTACACCGTGCGGAACATCCACAGCTACACGGGCGGCAGCGGCACCGCCGTGTTCCGGGACTGCTTCCTCGTGAAGAGCGGCACCCCAGTGGGCCAGGTCGCCCGCCACATCCTGGCGGGGAGGTCGCCGTCGCCGCGATCGAGACCTGCGGCGGCGTGCGTGTCAGCGAGGACGCAACCGTCTCCGAGGGCCACAACGACatcctctccttcaagcTGGCGCCCAGGGCGCCTCCCGCAAGCACACCCAGCTAGCCCTATGTATCACTCTGTCTACAAGCCACCTCTGACTAAGCAGCGGGCGGAACTTTTGGTATAA